The Oncorhynchus tshawytscha isolate Ot180627B linkage group LG30, Otsh_v2.0, whole genome shotgun sequence genome includes a region encoding these proteins:
- the LOC121841423 gene encoding zinc finger and SCAN domain-containing protein 5B-like, whose product MSKLQLLNVFIAERLTTAAVEIFGSAEKTLAEYQERLTTAAFDIFVVVEKTIAEVQGENDRLRGLLLGHLGADPQQLNLPEEEVSPKQQQHCEQEWSPSPGQEDPEPTQITEEQKELRTSQEEEQLQRLRSATTEVVQLIFIPPCVESDCDQDSKTDSLPSNTTEQTQSALDDEDYRASQLSSYFHPLSTVNPHCSAALSEIIVSIDEDEGEELPSRSKRTREKKKQISQVCTEAKTTSELKAPLKSHTNRRPCKCHVCSKCFKTPGPLKVHWRIHTGEKSHSCPFCCQRFKSLNVLQLHQKVHTREKDRPQQCPVRNESFFWHSFFKRASANSHMYPISVYRIWQFLPSQERLQQAYKDYSPRERTSDSNRERTTSVFCL is encoded by the exons ATGTCCAAACTACAGCTGTTGAATGTGTTTATCGCCGAGCGTttaacaacagcagcagtggaGATATTTGGTTCAGCAGAAAAGACATTAGCAGAGTACCAGGAGCGACTAACAACAGCGGCATTTGATATATTTGTTGTGGTGGAAAAGACGATCGCAGAGGTTCAGGGAGAGAACGACCGTCTACGAGGACTTCTTCTGGGTCATTTAGGAGCAG atccccAGCAGCTAAATCTCCCCGAAGAGGAGGTTTCCCctaagcagcagcagcattgtgaGCAGGAGTGGAGCCCCAGTCCGGGGCAGGAGGACCCAGAGCCCACACAGATTACAGAGGAACAGAAGGAactcaggaccagtcaggaggaagagcagcttcaaAGACTTAGGTCTGCTACCACAGAGGTTGTACAATTGATATTTATTCCTCCCTGTGTGGAAAGTGACTGTGACCAGGACAGCAAGACGGACTCTCTACCCTCCAACACAACTGAACAGACCCAATCAGCATTGGATGACGAGGATTACAGAGCATCACAACTATCCAGTTACTTTCATCCCCTCTCTACAGTAAATCCACACTGTTCTGCAGCTCTGAGTGAAATCATTGTAAGTATTGATGAAGACGAGGGTGAAGAACTACCGTCAAGGTCAAAGAGAACACGGGAAAAGAAAAAACAAATCTCTCAAGTCTGCACTGAGGCCAAGACAACCAGTGAGCTGAAAGCACCTTTAAAGTCTCACACAAACAGGAGACCATGCAAGTGTCATGTGTGCAGTAAATGCTTTAAGACACCAGGCCCTTTAAAGGTACATTGGAGaattcacacaggggagaaatcacACAGCTGTCCTTTTTGTTGTCAACGATTTAAGTCATTAAACGTTCTACAACTACACCAGAAAGTTCACACAAGGGAGAAAGATAGACCACAGCAATGTCCTGTGCGCAATGAATCATTTTTTTGGCATAGCTTCTTTAAAAGAGCATCAGCAAATTCACACATGTATCCCATATCAGTGTACAGAATCTGGCAATTCCTTCCGAGTCAAGAAAGACTTCAACAAGCATATAAGGACTACTCACCCAGAGAGAGAACCAGTGactccaacagagagagaactACATCAGTGTTTTGTTTGTAG
- the LOC112236492 gene encoding zinc finger protein 665, whose translation MSKLQLLNVFITERLTTAAVEIFGSAEKTLAEYQERLTTAAFDIFVVVEKTIAEVQGENDRLRGLLLGHLGADPQQLNLPEGEVSPKQQQHCEQEWSPSPGQEDPEPTQITEEQKELRTSQEEEQLQRLRSATTEVVQLIFIPRCVESDCDQDSKTDSLPSNTTEQTQSALDDEDYRASQLSSHSQLLSALNPHCSAALSEIIVSIDEDESEELPSRSKRTREKKKQISQVCTEAKTTSELKAPLKSHTNRRPCKCHVCSKCFKTPGPLKVHWRIHTGEKSHRCPFCCQGFKSLNVLKLHQKVHTGEKDRSQQCPVCCKSFHSTASLKYHQTIHTGEKSFKCQKGGRSVRCKCYINKYMRTTHPGAKTYSCPVCSKSSLHSEKPNQSSVCSTDFINSLPNYKVHQSTHTGEKSFKCPVCIKSFGSASLLKIHQIYHTGEKSHKCKECDKRFYSKGHLVRHMMTHTGEKLYKCSVCEKCFVSSSALKKHCEIEEDPCRHEVCDKSIMWKGSLTEHLNTHTGKKSSKRLVYEKGLASSSVLKCDQLDHCGGKPEESQSERESYLCSDCGKSFRTISYLRVHMKTHRERELHKCPVCGKCFTSSAYFKLHQRIHTGEKQHQCNVCSKSFTLSGHLTEHMRTHTGEKSFKCPVCGKSFTSSSVLKRHQQNHCGKTAKEKQSEETSYLCSDCGKSFRTMSYLRVHMKTHREREVHKCPVCGKGFRWASSLKIHQRIHTGEKPFMCTVCSKSFTWKGTLTEHMKNHTGEKSHQCHVCSKRFVYSRSLSRHMMSHTGEKPFKCPLCGICCTTSSLLRCHQRIHTGVKPYLCNVCSKQFTWKGGLTQHMKSHTGERPYKCPVCEKGFITSGDLTRHTRVHTGEKPFRCNDCNKCFSQISSLKSHMKNIH comes from the exons ATGTCCAAACTACAGCTGTTGAATGTGTTTATCACCGAGCGTttaacaacagcagcagtggaGATATTTGGTTCAGCAGAAAAGACATTAGCAGAGTACCAGGAGCGACTAACAACAGCGGCATTTGATATATTTGTTGTGGTGGAAAAGACGATCGCAGAGGTTCAGGGAGAGAACGACCGTCTACGAGGACTTCTTCTGGGTCATTTAGGAGCAG aTCCCCAGCAGCTAAATCTCCCCGAAGGGGAGGTTTCCCctaagcagcagcagcattgtgaGCAGGAGTGGAGCCCCAGTCCGGGGCAGGAAGACCCAGAGCCCACACAGATTACAGAGGAACAGAAGGAactcaggaccagtcaggaggaagagcagcttcaaAGACTTAGGTCTGCTACCACAGAGGTTGTACAATTGATATTTATTCCTCGCTGTGTGGAAAGTGACTGTGACCAGGACAGCAAGACGGACTCTCTACCCTCCAACACAACTGAACAGACCCAATCAGCATTGGATGACGAGGATTACAGAGCATCACAATTATCCAGTCACTCTCAACTCCTCTCTGCATTAAATCCACACTGTTCTGCAGCTCTGAGTGAAATCATTGTAAGTATTGATGAAGACGAGAGTGAAGAACTACCGTCAAGGTCAAAGAGAACACGGGAAAAGAAAAAACAAATCTCTCAAGTCTGCACTGAGGCCAAGACAACCAGTGAGCTGAAAGCACCTTTAAAGTCTCACACAAACAGGAGACCATGCAAGTGTCATGTGTGCAGTAAATGCTTTAAGACACCAGGCCCTTTAAAGGTACATTGGAGaattcacacaggggagaaatcacACCGCTGTCCTTTTTGTTGTCAAGGATTTAAGTCATTAAACGTTCTGAAACTACACCAGAAAGTTCACACTGGGGAGAAAGATAGATCACAGCAATGTCCTGTGTGCTGTAAGTCCTTTCATAGCACAGCTTCTTTAAAATATCATCAGACaattcacacaggggagaaatcatTTAAGTGCCAAAAAGGTGGCAGATCAGTCAGGTGCAAGTGCTACATCAACAAGTATATGAGGACTACTCACCCAGGTGCAAAGACATACAGCTGTCCCGTGTGCAGTAAAAGCAGTCTTCATAGTGAGAAACCCAATCAGTCTTCTGTGTGCAGTACAGACTTTATTAACTCCTTACCCAATTATAAAGTACATCAGAgcactcacacaggagagaaatcattTAAGTGTCCCGTGTGCATTAAAAGCTTCGGGAGTGCAAGTCTTTTAAAAATACACCAGATAtatcacacaggggagaaatcgCACAAGTGCAAAGAATGCGACAAACGCTTCTACAGCAAAGGGCATCTGGTCAGGCATATGATgactcacacaggggagaaacttTATAAGTGCTCTGTATGTGAAAAATGCTTTGTATCATCGTCTGCTCTAAAAAAACACTGTGAAATCGAAGAGGATCCTTGTCGTCATGAAGTTTGTGACAAAAGCATCATGTGGAAGGGAAGCTTGACGGAACACTTAAATACGCACACAGGGAAGAAATCATCTAAGCGCCTTGTATATGAAAAAGGCCTCGCATCATCAAGTGTTCTAAAATGCGACCAGCTGGATCACTGCGGAGGGAAACCAGAAGAGAGTCAATCCGAGAGGGAGTCGTATCTCTGCAGCGACTGTGGCAAAAGCTTCCGAACCATCAGTTACCTGAGAGTGCATATGAaaacgcacagagagagagagctgcataaATGTCCTGTATGTGGTAAGTGCTTCACGTCATCGGCTTATTTCAAACTCCACCAGCGAATCCACACCGGAGAGAAACAACATCAGTGCAACGTTTGCAGCAAAAGCTTCACTCTGAGTGGACACCTGACGGAACACATGAGgactcacacaggggagaaatcatTTAAGTGTCCGGTATGTGGGAAAAGTTTTACATCTTCAAGTGTTCTAAAACGTCACCAGCAGAATCACTGTGGAAAAACTGCAAAAGAAAAGCAATCTGAGGAAACGTCGTATCTCTGCAGCGACTGTGGCAAAAGTTTCAGAACAATGAGTTACCTGAGGGTGCATATGaagactcacagagagagagaggtgcataaATGTCCTGTATGTGGAAAAGGCTTCAGGTGGGCCTCTTCGCTAAAAATCCATCAgagaattcacacaggagagaaaccttttatGTGCACGGTTTGTAGCAAAAGCTTCACTTGGAAGGGAACCCTAACAGAACACATGAAGaatcacacaggggagaaatcacATCAGTGCCACGTCTGCAGCAAAAGGTTTGTTTATAGCAGAAGCCTGTCTCGTCATATGATGtctcacacaggggagaaacctttTAAGTGTCCCCTATGTGGAATATGCTGTACAACATCAAGTCTTCTGAGATGCCACCAGCGAATTCACACCGGTGTGAAACCATATCTATGTAACGTTTGTAGCAAACAATTCACTTGGAAGGGAGGTCTGACACAACATATGAAAAGTCACACAGGTGAGAGACCATATAAGTGCCCTGTGtgtgaaaagggctttataaCGTCGGGCGATCTGACACGCCACACGCGTgttcacactggagagaaaccattTCGCTGCAATGATTGTAACAAATGCTTTAGTCAGATCAGTTCCCTTAAATCACACATGAAGAATattcactag